The region GATTGTGAACCACCTGGCATCTGTGtgactcacactttgggaaaccctgcatTATGGAATGGAATTGCTTATCAACGCCACACCGTGGGTGCATGCTGCATTTGTCATAATGTAAAGAATTTAGGTCCCACCCCACTTACTTTGCTGTTGTCTCTTGAATTTCCTGTTCTTCTTTTTCATTTAACTTGTGCAGAATCGATTCCAGGAGAGAGAGGGGAAATTTGATATACTGAGCCACCTGATACAaaataatcaattaaaaaaaatcagtttttcaAGCCATAATTAGGGGGTCAGTCACTCAAGTCCTGCTCTCTTTCCCTAAATTCTTcccatgtctccccccccccccccatgtccactGCTAGGCTACTTGCTGGCTCTGTGCTATTTAAGTAGGGACCTGTTCCACATACTACAAGCTGGATTACCCAGCCTGCAGTTTCCAAGGTTGCAAGATCCACGAACTGGTTCACACATAGCATGACCCCTCTGTGTTGCTTTTTCCCTTAAAGAGCCAGTAGCCCTTTAATGTAAAGTAGGAGTTAGCAGAGGTTGTGTTTCAGTTCAGCTGTCAGCATCACTCACCATCAACAAGAAGCTGGGAATACAGATCAGTTTCAAGTAGACAAGCAGTTTATTGGCTCCACTTTTTAAAGGCTTAAACATTTCAGCAGTGGTCTTCACGTTGCCAATCCCAGCTCTGGGTGGTCAGGATGATCTACTTGGGCAGCAAGGTGGCACAGAAGCATGCTTGGCACGATGCAGTTCCAGTTGCCACTTGTCAGTTCACAAAcaggggcagctgctgctctccCCAAGGCAAGCAGCAAAGTTCATATTTGCTTATGATAAGGAGCAGCACATGGACAAAACATCTGCAAAATGCAGAGCAACCAGTATAAGGGGCTGAGGGTTCCACTTACATCACTGCTGacttcttctgcatctttgtcCATGAGAAAAACCTGAGCCACCTTTTCTAAGGGTCCTAGCAGAATTCGTCCCAGAAGTGGAATATCAGTGCTTTTTAACCGTTTCTTTTCTGGGGACAAAATTGTAAAAATTGTGTTATAGGTGCTGATTTTGAGGGATTGCTTATGTCAAATTCCAAACCAAAAATTAGAAGGATTGCTCTGTTAGACACATAAGACCCATTTATCAAGCACATACAAGTGAATACAGTACATCCTATATGTTGGGGATATATTGGGTCAAtcttttcttctgctttctccCCAGCACTGAAAAGTCAAATGGGGGGAATCGCAAGGGAACAATTCTTCACATAGTATTCAAACAAAGAAAAACCTTTACTTCTGGAGCAGATCTGCTCTATCATATGATTTTGGGGaggcaaaaaaaatcacaaggtcACTGGCCAGTCTGATCCAGAGCATCAGTTGGAATATGGATAATGTAAATTAATGTGTAGGTTTGTCAAATATGGCATCCTTACTGATACTAGGAGACTAATCACTGAGATGGATAGAACACTCTCTGTGTCAATTCTGCCCCTCTGTCCAAAGTTACTATTAGCTGTGAAATAAAAAATTTGCAAGCACAATGCTTCAGGATGGGATGATTTGTATACACAAATCCAAAGTTGGTGGGAGGGGGACAAGGGGAATCCTGTGGATTGCTCCTTGCACAGTGGTCCAAAGATGTCCCCTTTCATCACTGGTTTTCCAAGAATAAAATTGCATCAGGCTTTCAAGTTGGGGAGTTCCAACCTAACACATAGTTTGGTCTCAAGTGTCTAGTTTATTTACCTCCAGACGCATGGATTATATGCAGTGCAAATTCAGAAGCACTGTTTTCAATCTGTCAAAGACAAAGTTGAACACATTATTAAAAGTTGCATGTGATGTTGTGGGaagaagttgttttttttgttgttgttttttaagcctGAGTACATTATCCTGATCCTCCAAAGGAGACATAAGTGGGGAGTTCCTCATAAGAGATACAGAAATTACTGTGACAGGACTCTCATAACCTACAATCAAAGCTATCCTGCAAACCTAATGAAGAAGGCCTTGATGGGGAACTGAGGTACCTTCAACTGCCTCTCAGAGCTATGAGCCCATTGGGTTGACAGCAGCCCTGACTAGACATCTCTCCAACATATGCTAAGTTAAACAaactagcagcctaatcctatcctcccccctccgctggtgcagatgtgccaaaaatgggcatgTTATATCCAGCATGAAGGAGGCAGATTAGGGGAGCTTCAGCAGGGAGAGGGGATTAAAATCCTTTTACCCCTGCATGAGCCTCCCATTCTGCattgggtcttcttggacttgcactagcaagtTTACTAGCGCAAGTCCAATGAGAAAGGGGGTGGTGAGGTTGCAGAAAAGGGCATGCACCAAAAGGGGGCATATGTCTGGTAATGTGACAATGTGACAAATTTGCAGAATCAGGAGTTCCTTTGTGTCAAATTCAAGAATTTGCACAGTCCAGAATTTGGATTAAGTTATACATTGTCCTGGTTATATATTATTATAGTGCAGGTTGTAAAAATGAGCCTCATGTTAGTATGTTATAGTTTCATGTAGGATGACCAGGTACAAAGGGCAACAGTGGGGTTCCTATATTCTTATACAGAAGAATTTCAGAGCTGAAGCTCTTCTTTTCCCCACATTTGCCCAAATGCtccttctacagcaggggtctccaaacattttagtatgagggccacatcatatattttacacattttcatgggtcaaaaaaaatcagttttataaatgaatgaattaaatttaaatgaataaataaggtttacttggatcttttttgtaatcagcatgatgtgATTCAGAATATTGGGAGAAATGGGACAATtacaatgctgtgcttaaactgagaatgTCTTCCTTTGAACCTTATCACTGTACATGCAAGCATATCTATCTAACAAACTTGAATCTGTCAGGCAAAACATTTATAAATGAATGTGAAGTGCTACAACACTTCACATTCATATATAAACGTTTGGCCTGCCAAATGAAAAGTTTGGctagttagggcccaattctatccaactttccagcaccgatacagccataccaacagagcatttgctgcatcctgtggtggtggtgggtgcagtcatgggggcagtcatggtggtggggggggcagtctcttacctcaaggtaagagaatgtttatccccccaccttggggctgcattgaggatgcactggcactggaaagttggataggattaagcccttaATGTAAATCTTTATGAGGACCCGATTGAATAAGCAGTATGAGACCAATTCTTATGACACTGGAAAATACAGTCGTGACTCTCCCCACCACCCATTTCTGGCAAAAGGACAGAGACAAGTGCATAACTACCTGTCATTGCTTACCTTGCTATTCTTGCTATTTACCTTAAATTTTTTTAGCAGCTGTTGTATCACCTCACTTGTCCTCATGTTGCTGCTTATTCTAATTTTGGTTGCTGAGCCAAAGGCTGGTGTAAAGATGGATGTCTAGAAGAGGAACAATGTTATAGGGCGTGAAGGAAGGGATTTGATTTAGTGGTGCTGCAGTGCAATGAAATGCATACATGAACATTTCTTTTGTTTGTGGCTGTGAAATTATTGTTGCATAGATCCGccaatggcatccttcagtctctggtatcgtgactggtatcgtgctctggtatcgtgctctgaatggtggttctggaacagagtgtcctctcaaGTGCGCGAAGccgggtaaagtaggtatggaggataggcggttatccatgcagcaaatcccccccctccatgtcgctgaaatggtccagtggaaaagcagaagccaatacggttggttccagcggcgttgcaggagttgccagaacgtgactgtgttcagccatgaactgcctcagggactccggctccagattttgcctcgaggttgactcctgaagccttttccctaactgtatgtagccacaaggcagtggaggtttgggatcagagttttccttctctcagatgagctgccttcccaggctaacgagtcccatctacccggtgcatagatcaggggtggccagactttcaactttagggttcctgaaCCTTTTTCCACACAATGaaggtctaggagccctaaagttgaaaggctggccaccccgGGCTGGCATAAAGAGGCTTCTTCATGTATGTGTATGACTTTTGTCTAAAATAAACATATTTTGACATAGACATGGGAAGTCCAAACCCATGTATCATTTCTATGCTGTTGTGGGAGTGTATTTGCCAGGAAGTATTGGCTATTGTTAAAAACAGCTGTTTGTAACAGCTATCATCTTATCCAGCAAGGTTAATTTCTAGGTTTcttatagagcagccattttcatccagtgtgccatgtcacaatggtgtgccacaaataatccataggtgtgccacaggcgtTTGGGGGAAGGTTGtgtattggtagggccattgaaggatgtgagccccctaccaacagtgcagtgtgccttgtcaattgtcaaacaactggtggtgtgccttgataatttcagtgccttgtcagtgtgccgtgagatgaaaaagattgaaaatcattgctatagagcaggggtgtccaaagtctttggcaggagggccacatcatctctctgacactgtgtcggggggccgggggggaaaggaattaatttacatttaaaatttgaataaatttacataagtttacataaatgaatatattaaagatgaacttatatgaatgaatgaaggtcttgctcaagacctataaaagaccttgcacaaagcaaggccagcctttcctttgctgccactactgcatcacagatgtgaaacagcaagcagtggagagagccctcatcccacagctcatgcgagaggtcaaacagtcaccctcacgctgaaagtagttgcattgggccagtttgggctccaacaaatctccagagggccagaggctcattggagactgggggctccctgagggctgcattgagagtccttgagggctgcaagtggccccagggtttgggcacccctgctatagagggtTAGGGAAATGTTATTTAAACCTCTGCATTTCACATGCTACAAAATTCCTCCACTATGTAGAACATTTTTTGAACTCCTCTGTACAAAGCAATAGCTAAAGCTTACTTCCCACCTGGTAGTTGTAGAAATGCCCATTAATTGAGAATCGATGGGTTTCTTCTTTCCTTGCAATGGTGGGTAACTTATCCTTCTGCATTCCTAGTGTGGCTGCCAAACTCATAGTCCTTGGCAGGAAGGGGACACTGAAATCCTGCTCATCCTTGAGCTGCAGCGTCTTCATGTCGTAAGAGGCACAGCCTGGCCCTGGGAAGTAGACATCTATCAGCACCAGATGGTCAGACAGATCCTCTTTTTCCACATATCATCTACCCCTTTTAGCATAATTTCCCATGCTACCCAATATTATGTTTAACATTAACCTGTTTAAAGCAAGTTATTAAGGAGCATTACTTCTCACATGAGCAACCCTATAGTTGGttcatattaataataataataataataataataataataataataataataataataataataataataacacattagcagaacccataaaaacagtagtcagataaaagtcagtataaaagagcataaaacagcagtacttagaggaatcaagcctgtaaaaagcaactaaaagatgtataaaagatgttaaaaaggccatgaagtcagaaggcttgattaaacaacaaggtcttcaggcctcgccgaaaagtctccagagagggagccattctcaagtcaaggggaagggagttccacaacgttggtgccactactgagaaggccctatttcttgccgccgccccatgtacctccttaggcggcggcacttgtaaaaaggccttctctgatgacctgagaggacgagccggattgtacgggagtaggcaatctctaagatctCTAGATAAACGTAAAAAGGCCTCCAACACTGACCTTTGTGTAGGCCGTGTACACTTCCTGCAGAATTAGATGCAGCTCCACTGATGTGGTGTAGATCATCAAATTCTCCCCAGCGTATCATCCTTCTGAAATGGAGAATttatgctttattattattattattattattattattaacagtatttatataccgcttttcaactaaaagttcacaagcggtttaTGTTCATTTACATTTACCTTTCCTAATATTTGATTTAGAGGACTCCACTTACGTGGCCCTATATATGCCTCTATCTACTCAGAATGTTATAAAGGTGTCCGCTGTCCCATACCACACTGAGGTACAAAGAAGGTAAAGGGATGTATTTCATGTGAAAAGTCCATTAACTTGGAAAGCTTGCCTGTCGTACCCTAATTTCCAGCTCCTTGTTTCATCTTTACCATttcaagatgggcagcccaatcccgtgcttcccagtgcccagggctgtagtggcaccgaaatggctacTTTTGTTACCTTTTATTACCTTTTACCTTTCATTTAATTCATTACCTTTTACCAGGGAATAAGTTGTCATGTTCACAAAACACTGGTAACTTGGATGTTAGAAATACAGGAGTATGCTGATCATCTTGAATTTTCAACCGGATGGGATGCCTCACTCCCCAGAAAATAGACAGAACACCTTCAATTAGTGGAAAACTATCTTCAgtctgtaaaaaaataaaatgtttaatgTGTTCATTATGTtctggtttctcttcagattATATAAATCATATGTTCTGGGTCAGTAATTTGCTGTGTCCTGGTGAACCTGGGGAACTTCGCAAATTTCTCAGAGGTTCCTCAGTGAGAAGCTCAGGGAAGCTTGTCCACCATCGCTGAATGATACCTTGCCCAACTGCAgcatgctctaggccaggggtaggcaaccttaaacactcaaagagccatttggacccattttccggagaaaagaaaacctcgggagccacaaaacccttttgacatctaaaatgaagattgcatatataaaactatatataCCTTTTaccttctctgctgccctgagcagctgctgtgcattgctggagaggaactgcaaacgctggctggcagagggcatgcttgtgggggcaggatgagggggatctctggcaaggctggacagcacattgtacacacatagaatcccttttcacctgcccttagcatgtgaaaacgggtgcagatatatatctctgccaggattaagagcccaatctaggtatgtctactctgaagtaagtctcattctagtcaatggagcttactcccaggaaagtgcctaggattgcagcctaagagcccaatcctgtgcctgtctactcagaagtcagtcccattagaggcagtggggcttcctcccaggaaagtgtggagaggactgcagcctcagagccaaagcctattgctgtctactcagaagtcagttccattagaggcagtggggcttcctcccaggaaagtgtggagaggactgcagcctcagagccaaagcctatggctgtctactcagaagtcagttccattagaggcagtggggccctcacacttgtcagccagagttgcctggtgcaggaggaagcctgcctgggaaaggatggcGTGGGGGGAGGAGCCctatgggctgggctgggctgggctgggcgggggaggctggggggaccctCATTCAGTGGCTGCACtttcgaggggagggagggagacaggaagccatcaaaaaggtgcactttcacccggactctggagctgcagcagacggctgaaagagccgcatgcggctccggAGCTGcaagttgccaacccctgctctaggctgtaCTTTCAGTTCACATAGGTAAATTATGAGGCCCAACAAGTCCAGCCAATGCTCACATTAACTGAACCTACCAACTACTAGACCAtgacccagaatcctttgcaatccACAATTGTTTCAAGGCAGATGTTCAGGCATAGTACTGTACAAAGTGTTCCCTGAATCTATTCTAGAAGGattgaaaatatattttggtAATGAGAAGTCATGGGTTtgaagcagttaaaaaaaaacaaaaaaaaactttagagacaaaaatcttcctgcttgaaaTGTATGGGAAAGTCTAGAAACATGCAGTATGCCTTTTTTCATGACTCAAGGCCCTAATTCATTTCTGTTACTCATAGCTTAAAAAAAGGAATTCCTTACCTGTGAATTTCCTGTTctggaaagagagaagggggCCTTTCATCACTGATGGGTagtccctcccactgcaagaggcagggccGAAATGGATTTGGTCTCCTCCCAGGGGGAGGGCTTCCCAGTCCCCAGTCTGCATAGCTGAGCCAGAAAACAGGAATCCTCCTTTACTTCCTATAGTACCGCAGTAAACCTGCGGTCAAATGCTCAAAGAGAAAATTGTTTAGAGAAAACAGGCAATCAACAATGACAGGTAGCAAGGGAAAGGCCTGGCTGCCTACCCCATTACTGGCTGTCCGGTCTACCACCCCGCATGTGCTGATGGTGCAGTGACAGGCCAACAATATAGTGGTGGGctgaatgccccccttccctctttccagaacaggagattcacaggtaaggaattcctttttctctgtaagagggaaggggggcattcatcACTGATGGGATGTGAAAGAGCAGTAACGTAAGGGAGGGCAGAGTTGGACTGCACCTCACAACAGCACCACCTTCTACAGGCCCTGCCAAAGCAGCAGCATTGACTCTGTAGCGCCTTGTAAAAGAACTTGGGGAGGACCAGGTGATAGCCCTGCAAATGTCCCCCAGGGAGCCTACTCCCTCGAATACCGTTGAGGTAGCTGCCCCTCAGAGTGAGCCATAATGCCAGGGGTTCCTTTCCTGAAATCCAATGGGAAGCCTCAGTGGCTGTCTTCAGCCACCTGGAAAGCGCTGCCCTGGAGATGTGCTACCCCACTGCTTTCCCCTGAAATTGATAAAAAGGGCATCCATTGAACATAATGTCTAAGTGTGCTCCATGTAAAAACCGAGCACTCTATGGACATCCATCATGTGCCATACCTTCTTTGGCATGTGTCAGGTTGGGGCAGAAAAAAGGAAGTACTACTTCCCGAGTCCTGTGGAACCAGGTATTTACCTTTGGAATAAAGGCCAGGTCCGAGAGCACAACCCAGTCCTTGTGGAAAGTGCATAGGCTGACGTTCACTGAGGGCACTCCAATCTCAGAGACCCTTCATGCCAAGGTAACTGAGACCAGCAGAAACATCTTGAGAGAAATTTCGGTCATGGGCTCAAAGGGCAAAAACATCATGGCCGTGAGGACCCTATGGAAATCCCAGCTAGGGAATTGATGTACCCTGGAAGAATTGAGAAGTGCCATGCCTTTCAGGAAACACTTAGTGGTTTGGTGGCAGAAACCCCCCTCTGCGTATACCAACTCCTAAACTTCCAGGTTGATCCGTAGATCCTCCTGGTCAATGCCTTCCTCAATACCAAGAGGGTGGATGAAACCCCTCAGGGTTTCACCTGGTTGGAACAGCCTGGGTTGAAGGTGCTGTAGAGGGCCCTGT is a window of Tiliqua scincoides isolate rTilSci1 chromosome 5, rTilSci1.hap2, whole genome shotgun sequence DNA encoding:
- the RASSF6 gene encoding ras association domain-containing protein 6; amino-acid sequence: MPECGEGNTNSMHFIVSVASQAVQSVFMQVTAQFYLVTTLLEQALQQYNKLLQMLESTAWLQLQPVSGWVHEATDQRCTLSQVISAKQMKVTMKSQNAHSTIAINEQVHVTRDQLNSLLDTYNRFFIDKENLQLQYVQTEDSFPLIEGVLSIFWGVRHPIRLKIQDDQHTPVFLTSKLPVFCEHDNLFPGPGCASYDMKTLQLKDEQDFSVPFLPRTMSLAATLGMQKDKLPTIARKEETHRFSINGHFYNYQTSIFTPAFGSATKIRISSNMRTSEVIQQLLKKFKIENSASEFALHIIHASGEKKRLKSTDIPLLGRILLGPLEKVAQVFLMDKDAEEVSSDVAQYIKFPLSLLESILHKLNEKEEQEIQETTAKYQKEKAIINEHLLSRSVFKTETTV